In the Deferribacter desulfuricans SSM1 genome, ACCTTTCTTGTAAAACCTTTAGAATAAAATTTCACTATTGCTGCACCAGTTGGGGTGGTAAGCTCTTCATCGATATCTAATCTTTCAAAATTGCAATCTCTTACTATTTCTAATGTTGCTGGTGCTGGAACAGGTATAACCCCATGCTGAGAATTAACGAAGCCATTTCCAAGTCTAAAATAACTTGATTTAATTATTGGCCTATTTAGCTTATTATAAAACCAAGCTGCACCAACAATATCTATAATTGAATCAATAGCTCCCACCTCATGGAAGTGAACTTCATCGATATCTTTCCCATGAATTTTAGCTTCTGCCTCAGCTATAATACGAAAAATTTCTATCGCATCAGATTTAATATTTTCATCAAAATGCGAGCTCTCAAGCATCTTTCTTATATCTTTAAAAGTCCTATGGATATGCGGTTCTTTAGAAATTTTTAGATTCAATTTATAAGCTCTAATCCCATTTACAAGTTTTTCTTCTAAGTTTAAAGTCATTTCGGTATCTAAAAATATAGATAATTCAGCACCAAGCTTTTCAAAATTACCATATAACTGCCCCATCAACGATAAAAAGATATCACCTGAAATACCTGAAATCATATCTAAATAAAGCATTTAAGCCTCACTATTTGCAAATTTACAAACATCTCTCATTTCACAAATATCACACTTTGGTTTCTTTGCAGTACATATCTTTCTACCAAAATCAATTACCTGATGAGACCACTTAGTCCATTTTTCTTTTGGAATAACTTCCATTAAATCCTGCTCTATTTTATCTGGATTATCGTTATCTGTTAACCCAAGTCGCTGACTTATTCTTTTTACATGGGTATCTACAACAATACCTGGGATATTAAAGCAGTTGCCAAGCAACACATTTGCTGTCTTTCTACCAATACCTGGCAATTTAACAAGCTCATTAATATCTACTGGAATTACGCCCTCATATTTTTCTAAAATAACTTCACTAAGTTTTTTTATATTCTTCGCTTTATTTCTAAAAAAACCAGTTGGTCTAATATCCTCCATTATCTCTTCTAAATCAGCGTTTTTAAAATCTTCAAAATTTTTATACTTCTTAAAAAGTGTCGCTGTTACCTTATTTACCCTTTCATCAGTACACTGAGCACTTAAAATTGTTGCTATTAAAAGCTGAAATGGGTTTTCATATTTTAAACTACACTTTGAAT is a window encoding:
- the larC gene encoding nickel pincer cofactor biosynthesis protein LarC translates to MLYLDMISGISGDIFLSLMGQLYGNFEKLGAELSIFLDTEMTLNLEEKLVNGIRAYKLNLKISKEPHIHRTFKDIRKMLESSHFDENIKSDAIEIFRIIAEAEAKIHGKDIDEVHFHEVGAIDSIIDIVGAAWFYNKLNRPIIKSSYFRLGNGFVNSQHGVIPVPAPATLEIVRDCNFERLDIDEELTTPTGAAIVKFYSKGFTRKVCGKVKNIFYATGSKSFERYPNLIRLLKLEDVEDEGIIEIETNIDDMDAEKFGFLMEKFFEVGALDVFYTPIYMKKNRPAYKLSVLCKEELFDSIVNIIFKFSSSSGIRFSKIDRIVMQREIKNFNYKGVDVRLKVYRYNDIEKVKVEWEDLKKLSQSLNIPPLKLEIDILKKYEANN
- the nth gene encoding endonuclease III, which gives rise to MTNRKEIAEKFVKYLDENFADSKCSLKYENPFQLLIATILSAQCTDERVNKVTATLFKKYKNFEDFKNADLEEIMEDIRPTGFFRNKAKNIKKLSEVILEKYEGVIPVDINELVKLPGIGRKTANVLLGNCFNIPGIVVDTHVKRISQRLGLTDNDNPDKIEQDLMEVIPKEKWTKWSHQVIDFGRKICTAKKPKCDICEMRDVCKFANSEA